A stretch of the Campylobacter sp. 19-13652 genome encodes the following:
- a CDS encoding penicillin-binding protein 2, whose product MNARKSKITVLFIIILFLVLIFIAAFAYRATDITRNTDYVDEHSKGNTALRGRIISADGFSLASSRKVYETKIDTRFLNAENKELFIKLYSIYTGENPAKIRAIIKKGRGTVTLSEDLDARTATYLRQLQSKNYIFFISKPKQNGQGLLLKGLDVLEKSQLREYTMSNALAPVVGYINSQGKKKGVENFYDDYLSNRADGKFEGSRDVRRNVVVHKMGDVKDRIDGYDVRLGVPLSLQVMIEAILDEQKEFLQAKEIVAAVMDSATGQIISLASSNRFNPSRIKQSQISYLDATVAERPYEPGSIMKPFVFSLLLEHKGFNPFKLVNTHNGRYKLGKTTVVDTHPEPYMSAEDVIVYSSNIGMIELSDMLSGKELDDGLRKFGFGAISGVDLPNEKTGIIPSPNQLNSKIYRATVSYGYGLSVTFMQLLKAYNAFNNKGIEVRPHLATSLLRASNEYELDFSGGTQVISQEVAKIMKRILIKTVEKGTGAKARTAGIEVGGKTGTAHIAEGGGYANRYNGSFFGFANDASGHRYTIGVWCKEPRKKGYYFGALAALPSFKKIVDTLVNEGYLIPSISADEQSSQNKK is encoded by the coding sequence AGTACTATTTATAATCATATTATTTTTAGTGCTTATCTTTATTGCGGCGTTTGCTTACAGAGCTACCGATATTACAAGAAATACAGACTATGTAGATGAGCATTCAAAGGGCAATACCGCCCTAAGAGGCAGGATAATAAGTGCTGATGGCTTTAGCCTAGCAAGTAGCAGAAAAGTGTACGAAACTAAGATAGATACTAGATTTTTAAATGCTGAAAATAAAGAGCTTTTTATAAAGCTTTATAGCATTTATACTGGCGAAAATCCAGCCAAAATCCGAGCAATTATAAAAAAGGGGCGAGGCACTGTAACGCTCTCTGAGGATTTGGATGCTCGTACTGCCACATATTTACGCCAACTCCAAAGTAAAAATTACATATTTTTTATCTCAAAGCCAAAGCAAAACGGACAGGGGCTGCTTTTAAAAGGGCTTGATGTGCTTGAAAAATCGCAGTTGCGTGAGTATACCATGTCAAACGCTCTGGCTCCAGTTGTTGGCTATATCAACTCTCAAGGCAAGAAAAAGGGTGTGGAGAATTTTTACGATGATTATCTCTCAAACAGAGCTGATGGTAAATTTGAAGGCTCAAGAGACGTACGTAGAAATGTCGTTGTGCATAAAATGGGTGATGTCAAAGACCGCATAGATGGATATGATGTGCGCCTAGGGGTGCCGCTTAGTCTTCAGGTTATGATAGAGGCTATCCTTGATGAACAAAAGGAGTTTTTGCAAGCAAAGGAGATAGTCGCGGCTGTTATGGATAGTGCGACAGGGCAGATTATCTCGCTTGCCTCGTCAAATCGCTTTAACCCAAGCCGCATAAAGCAGTCGCAGATTAGTTACCTAGACGCAACCGTGGCTGAGCGTCCGTATGAGCCAGGGTCTATTATGAAGCCTTTTGTTTTTTCGCTGCTGCTAGAGCATAAGGGCTTTAATCCATTTAAGCTAGTAAATACTCACAATGGGCGATACAAACTAGGCAAAACCACCGTTGTAGACACGCACCCAGAGCCATATATGAGCGCTGAGGACGTGATAGTGTATAGCTCAAATATAGGCATGATAGAGCTTTCTGATATGCTTAGCGGAAAGGAGCTTGATGATGGGCTTAGGAAGTTTGGATTTGGCGCAATTAGCGGTGTTGATTTGCCAAATGAAAAAACTGGCATAATCCCAAGCCCAAACCAGCTAAACTCAAAAATTTATCGCGCCACAGTAAGCTATGGATATGGACTTAGCGTTACTTTCATGCAGCTTTTAAAAGCTTATAACGCCTTTAATAACAAAGGCATCGAAGTACGCCCACATCTAGCCACTTCGCTACTTCGCGCTTCAAATGAGTATGAGTTAGACTTTAGCGGTGGCACGCAAGTCATTAGTCAAGAAGTGGCTAAAATCATGAAAAGAATTTTAATAAAAACCGTAGAAAAAGGCACTGGCGCAAAGGCTAGGACAGCTGGCATAGAAGTAGGTGGCAAGACTGGTACCGCGCACATAGCTGAGGGCGGTGGGTATGCAAACCGCTATAATGGCTCGTTTTTTGGCTTTGCAAATGACGCTAGCGGACACAGGTACACCATAGGCGTATGGTGCAAGGAGCCTAGAAAAAAGGGCTATTATTTTGGGGCTTTGGCGGCTTTGCCAAGCTTTAAAAAAATAGTCGATACGCTTGTAAATGAGGGTTATTTAATCCCTTCTATAAGCGCTGATGAGCAAAGCTCACAGAATAAAAAATAA
- a CDS encoding SAM-dependent methyltransferase — protein sequence MIKFSEYFSCWVHEEYYAKGVKIGREGDFYTSVSVGYLFGAALANYFIRLISKSHLETDCAVVEIGANDGAMMADFIQGVYTLAPELLKSVRFIIVEPHEKLISMQKQTFSERFGEEVFVEWVRDLDELRLDEAFVISNELFDSFACELINGDEMAFFDENRGIIWDKALPKISTAASSAGVLKGEFSPIYREFARKLSRAVDSGRFISFDYGEWAHRGDFSLRIYKNHDVFNFFEVENLDEFFGTCDITYDVCFSYLAQCFASEGWRMSSYKTQASALLGECAVTELVEIIQKRGGENAAKNALKQLKYLTMPSFLGERFKFIEFVTGVESC from the coding sequence TTGATTAAATTTAGTGAATATTTTTCCTGTTGGGTGCATGAGGAGTATTACGCAAAGGGCGTTAAAATAGGGCGAGAGGGCGATTTTTACACAAGTGTGAGCGTGGGGTATTTATTTGGAGCAGCACTTGCAAATTATTTTATCAGACTAATTAGCAAAAGCCACTTAGAAACAGACTGTGCAGTCGTTGAGATAGGGGCAAATGATGGTGCTATGATGGCAGATTTTATTCAGGGTGTTTACACCCTAGCACCTGAGCTTTTAAAAAGCGTGCGTTTTATCATTGTAGAGCCTCACGAAAAGCTTATTAGCATGCAAAAGCAGACATTTAGCGAGCGCTTTGGCGAGGAGGTTTTTGTAGAGTGGGTTAGGGATTTAGATGAGCTTAGGCTAGATGAGGCTTTTGTGATATCAAATGAGCTTTTTGACAGCTTCGCCTGTGAGCTAATAAATGGCGATGAGATGGCGTTTTTTGACGAAAATAGAGGCATAATCTGGGATAAAGCCCTGCCTAAAATCAGCACCGCTGCCTCTAGTGCTGGTGTGCTTAAAGGCGAGTTTAGCCCCATTTATAGGGAGTTTGCTAGAAAGCTATCTCGTGCGGTTGATAGCGGACGATTTATTAGCTTTGATTATGGAGAGTGGGCTCATAGGGGAGATTTTAGCCTTAGGATTTACAAAAACCACGATGTTTTTAACTTTTTTGAAGTTGAGAATTTAGATGAGTTTTTTGGTACCTGTGATATTACTTATGATGTGTGTTTTAGCTATTTGGCGCAGTGCTTTGCTAGCGAGGGTTGGCGCATGTCTAGCTATAAAACCCAAGCTAGCGCGCTTTTGGGCGAGTGTGCGGTAACTGAGCTGGTTGAAATAATCCAAAAGCGTGGCGGCGAAAATGCAGCAAAAAACGCTCTAAAACAGCTAAAGTATCTAACAATGCCTTCGTTTTTGGGCGAGAGATTTAAATTTATCGAGTTTGTTACTGGGGTTGAGAGCTGCTAA
- a CDS encoding serine protease, with protein sequence MKKTLAFFLGILASGMLAAAPATYDGMAKIRNCSASIVEFAGQKDSDKVLLLTNGHCVSKDFATIDAMINQPYSDVATVYRGNTPLIVGSLTVDKIIYATMTNTDIAILRTNMSYGDLKQKLRISPREISSALPKAGDNVSAASGNLEQRYTCKVDGIAQMVKEDKWQWIEVARLVKSEECNILPGASGTPVVDKDGKIVAMINTGNQNGRPCTLNNPCEVDASGHTSVNKDAFYAIDIRMLNACFKNGELDISSACSLTKPQVNFAHSLPLIDTDNHRP encoded by the coding sequence ATGAAAAAAACATTAGCGTTTTTTCTGGGTATTTTAGCTAGTGGCATGCTAGCTGCAGCACCAGCTACTTATGACGGTATGGCTAAAATTCGCAACTGCTCGGCTAGTATAGTTGAGTTTGCGGGGCAAAAAGACAGCGATAAAGTCCTACTTTTAACAAACGGGCACTGCGTTAGTAAGGACTTTGCTACTATAGATGCGATGATTAATCAGCCCTATAGCGACGTCGCCACCGTTTATCGTGGCAATACTCCGCTAATAGTCGGTAGTCTTACAGTCGATAAAATCATATACGCGACCATGACAAACACAGATATTGCCATTTTGCGCACAAATATGAGCTATGGCGATCTAAAGCAGAAGCTTCGCATAAGCCCTAGGGAGATTTCTAGCGCACTGCCAAAAGCTGGGGATAACGTGAGTGCAGCCAGTGGTAATTTAGAGCAAAGATATACCTGCAAGGTGGATGGTATAGCGCAGATGGTTAAGGAGGATAAATGGCAGTGGATCGAGGTTGCTAGACTTGTTAAAAGTGAGGAGTGTAATATTTTACCAGGTGCTAGTGGTACACCAGTTGTTGATAAAGACGGTAAAATTGTGGCCATGATTAATACTGGCAATCAAAATGGCAGGCCTTGTACTCTTAATAATCCTTGCGAAGTTGACGCAAGTGGGCATACTAGCGTAAACAAGGACGCCTTTTACGCTATCGATATTCGCATGCTTAACGCTTGCTTTAAAAATGGCGAGCTGGATATTAGCAGCGCTTGTAGTCTAACGAAGCCTCAGGTTAATTTTGCGCATTCTTTACCTCTTATTGACACGGATAATCATCGTCCGTAA
- a CDS encoding flagellar basal body-associated FliL family protein — MIRTILLAMVAFMAAGADILQIKEFSTDVYSKMAANATKKVSLSLEVIGRDMGDNEAYVLDALNVIIGSFYVEDLLTSRGKERLKSEFIKYAAKKHSIDIDTVLILGLRVVEDLSLERVLAAIKERNLCSNNDGAHKDNKPNANEIIISPKNLNQKPIDLNSIKEFGKDFGEE, encoded by the coding sequence ATGATACGGACTATTTTACTGGCTATGGTTGCGTTTATGGCGGCTGGGGCTGATATATTACAGATTAAGGAATTTAGCACAGACGTCTACTCAAAAATGGCGGCAAATGCCACCAAAAAGGTCTCTTTAAGCCTTGAGGTAATCGGCAGAGACATGGGTGATAACGAGGCTTACGTGCTTGATGCACTAAATGTGATAATAGGAAGCTTTTATGTGGAGGATCTACTTACTAGCCGTGGCAAAGAGCGGCTTAAGAGCGAGTTTATCAAATACGCCGCAAAAAAGCACTCCATTGATATAGATACGGTGCTGATTTTAGGGCTTAGGGTGGTTGAGGATTTAAGCTTAGAACGTGTCTTAGCAGCTATTAAAGAGCGTAACCTCTGCTCTAATAATGACGGCGCCCACAAAGACAATAAACCAAACGCAAACGAGATAATAATCTCCCCAAAAAACCTAAATCAAAAGCCCATTGATTTAAATTCCATCAAAGAATTTGGCAAGGATTTTGGCGAGGAGTGA
- a CDS encoding ATP-dependent RecD-like DNA helicase, with protein MLEKILEILNHSNLFLTGGGGVGKSYLTQAIVAHYKNELKNVVVLGSTGISAVSVGGVSVHSFFKFGISSNFEELRVLDTKQKSALSKVRAVLDSCDLLIIDEISMISAQLLDMVYYRLRASKFIGRVMLVGDFYQLPPVKKQTVQNPQNSLFGADLLNFTYAFDSRAWHELELVCVELVNSKRTNDAHFYEILNKLRVGELDESSLKYLNNLRIKHINLDANTSVLFGRNRESEELNNVMLSMLDTPEVAINAKIDVYDPSLKNEAISRWVNNLNAPLNLIIKVGAKVMFVTNKWGEYYNGERGEVVHIERSKDEVESIIIKKTNQEIVSIKRHTFNLSEFVSDGEEVSEDVRASFSQFPFKLAYAITIHKSQGMSIDRLTCNLDNIFANGQLYVALSRATSPTGLGLVYTRARDFNEYLKQVIRIDPAVRDFYNSTNFIKEQ; from the coding sequence GTGCTTGAGAAAATTTTAGAGATTTTAAACCATTCAAACCTATTCCTAACTGGCGGCGGAGGAGTCGGCAAAAGCTACCTCACGCAAGCTATTGTGGCGCATTATAAAAACGAGCTTAAAAACGTAGTCGTACTAGGAAGTACCGGCATAAGCGCAGTAAGCGTAGGCGGCGTGAGCGTGCATAGCTTTTTTAAATTTGGCATAAGCTCAAACTTTGAGGAGCTACGTGTGCTTGACACAAAGCAAAAAAGTGCACTCTCAAAGGTACGCGCAGTGCTTGATAGCTGTGATTTGCTTATTATCGATGAGATTTCTATGATAAGTGCACAGCTGCTTGATATGGTTTATTATCGCTTGAGGGCGTCTAAATTTATAGGTAGAGTTATGCTCGTGGGTGATTTTTACCAGCTTCCGCCTGTTAAAAAGCAAACCGTGCAAAATCCGCAAAATAGCCTCTTTGGGGCTGATTTGCTAAATTTTACATACGCATTTGATTCTAGGGCTTGGCATGAGCTTGAGCTAGTTTGCGTGGAGTTAGTAAATTCAAAGCGCACAAACGATGCGCACTTTTATGAAATTTTAAACAAACTAAGAGTAGGAGAGCTTGACGAAAGCAGCCTAAAATACCTAAATAACCTACGAATAAAGCATATAAACCTAGACGCAAATACTAGCGTATTATTTGGCAGAAACCGAGAGAGCGAAGAGCTAAATAATGTAATGCTTTCCATGTTAGATACCCCTGAAGTAGCTATAAATGCAAAAATCGACGTGTACGATCCGAGCCTAAAAAACGAAGCTATATCTAGATGGGTAAATAACCTAAATGCGCCTTTAAATTTAATCATAAAAGTTGGCGCAAAGGTGATGTTTGTAACAAACAAATGGGGCGAATACTACAACGGAGAGCGCGGCGAAGTAGTGCACATAGAGCGCAGTAAAGACGAAGTAGAGAGTATAATCATAAAAAAGACAAATCAAGAAATAGTAAGCATAAAAAGGCACACCTTTAACCTAAGTGAGTTTGTAAGCGACGGCGAGGAGGTGAGTGAGGATGTTAGGGCTAGCTTCTCGCAGTTTCCATTTAAGCTAGCCTACGCCATCACCATACACAAATCTCAAGGCATGAGCATAGATAGGCTTACATGCAATCTTGATAATATCTTTGCAAATGGACAGCTTTACGTCGCACTATCTCGTGCGACTTCACCGACTGGACTTGGGCTTGTGTATACTAGAGCACGCGATTTTAATGAATACTTAAAGCAGGTAATAAGAATAGACCCTGCTGTGCGTGATTTTTACAATAGTACAAATTTTATAAAGGAGCAGTGA
- a CDS encoding SH3 domain-containing C40 family peptidase, translating to MKRTIFAILAGFLLVACTSMQAPLEPETPQSSSSLPKINDAMGIDSARLIARRFAPWNIKTIDEKPDSLLWGVNSYKFRAKKPWYGANLKPLKPEFFARLAKNVARDDIGKVSAYAITLRDTALRALPSAAPLFSDPKKAGEGWPFDYLQISALPVGAALFISHYSADGAWALVRDDDVWGWVKASDILELSESEAHAYASSASWLVALKDGEALRDKEGKFIAQSRIGMILPLSYEGENEWTGRMYTEGGLSEFVVSAQAVARYPMVMNDARLAQLTNALLGQAYGWGGLGGLRDCSLFTKDFLAGFGLWLPRNSRAQSAIGERISLKGLSQNQKLELIAKEGVPYRTLVHLPGHIMLYVGLSAQGEPLVLHDVWGLRTKDGGRAILGGINLTTLLVGEDRKDVAKESLLINRADYINILK from the coding sequence TTGAAAAGGACAATTTTTGCTATTTTAGCAGGATTTTTACTCGTCGCTTGTACGAGCATGCAAGCCCCATTAGAGCCTGAGACTCCGCAAAGCTCAAGTAGTCTACCAAAGATAAATGACGCTATGGGTATAGATAGTGCGCGACTTATTGCTAGGCGATTTGCTCCGTGGAATATAAAGACAATAGACGAAAAGCCAGATAGTCTGCTCTGGGGTGTAAATAGCTATAAATTCCGTGCTAAAAAGCCGTGGTATGGGGCAAATTTAAAGCCATTAAAGCCTGAGTTTTTTGCTAGGCTTGCTAAAAACGTAGCGCGTGATGATATAGGCAAGGTAAGCGCTTATGCTATCACGCTTAGAGATACGGCGCTTAGGGCATTGCCAAGTGCTGCTCCGCTTTTTTCAGACCCTAAAAAAGCAGGCGAGGGCTGGCCTTTTGATTATTTGCAAATCTCAGCATTGCCTGTGGGGGCAGCACTTTTTATCTCGCATTACTCAGCTGATGGTGCGTGGGCTTTGGTACGTGATGATGACGTGTGGGGCTGGGTAAAGGCAAGCGACATACTAGAACTAAGCGAGAGTGAGGCGCATGCGTATGCTAGTAGTGCTAGCTGGCTTGTTGCACTTAAAGACGGTGAAGCTTTGCGTGATAAAGAGGGTAAATTTATCGCACAAAGTCGCATAGGTATGATTTTACCGCTAAGTTACGAGGGCGAAAATGAGTGGACGGGGCGCATGTATACAGAGGGCGGGCTTAGCGAGTTTGTCGTGAGTGCGCAGGCTGTTGCTAGGTATCCTATGGTAATGAATGATGCAAGGCTTGCGCAGCTTACAAATGCGCTTTTAGGGCAGGCGTATGGCTGGGGCGGACTGGGGGGACTTAGAGATTGTTCGCTGTTTACAAAGGACTTTTTAGCAGGCTTTGGACTGTGGCTGCCTAGAAACTCAAGGGCGCAATCAGCCATTGGGGAGCGCATTAGCTTAAAGGGACTTAGTCAAAATCAAAAGCTAGAATTAATCGCAAAAGAGGGTGTGCCGTATCGTACTTTGGTGCATTTGCCAGGGCATATTATGCTTTATGTGGGGCTTAGCGCGCAGGGCGAGCCGCTCGTGCTTCATGATGTTTGGGGGCTTCGCACAAAAGACGGTGGACGGGCAATACTGGGTGGGATAAATTTAACCACTCTGCTAGTTGGCGAGGATAGAAAAGATGTCGCCAAAGAGTCGCTTTTAATAAACCGAGCAGATTATATAAATATTTTAAAATAA